Proteins co-encoded in one Ralstonia sp. RRA genomic window:
- the aroB gene encoding 3-dehydroquinate synthase: MITVDVDLGERAYPIHIGSGLISQAALFAPHIRGARAVIVTNETVAPLYAAKVEAAVRSLGKAVDTVVLPDGESFKKWETLNRIFDALLTAGADRKTTLIALGGGVIGDMTGFAAACYMRGVPFIQVPTTLLSQVDSSVGGKTGINHPLGKNMIGAFHQPQAVLADIDTLRTLPARELAAGMAEVIKHGAIADADYFAWIEQNITGLNNCDTDLMAEAVRGSVRIKASVVAQDERETGLRATLNFGHTFGHAIEAGLGYGEWLHGEAVGCGMVMAADLSHRLGFIDIDTRNRITALTRAANLPTVAPDLGVDRFIELMRVDKKAEAGEIKFVLLRKLGQAFVTTVPDSDLRATLQHAVLRPPTEAPVA; this comes from the coding sequence ATGATTACCGTCGATGTCGACCTCGGCGAGCGCGCCTATCCGATCCATATTGGCTCGGGGCTGATCTCCCAGGCAGCGCTGTTTGCCCCCCATATTCGCGGCGCGCGTGCCGTGATCGTCACCAACGAGACCGTTGCGCCGCTGTATGCCGCCAAGGTTGAAGCGGCTGTCCGCTCGCTCGGCAAGGCTGTCGATACGGTTGTGCTGCCCGATGGAGAGTCGTTCAAGAAGTGGGAAACGCTCAACCGCATTTTTGATGCACTGCTGACGGCGGGTGCCGACCGCAAGACCACGCTCATCGCCCTGGGGGGCGGCGTGATCGGTGATATGACTGGATTTGCCGCCGCCTGCTACATGCGCGGTGTGCCGTTCATCCAGGTGCCGACGACGCTGCTGTCGCAGGTGGACTCCTCCGTGGGAGGCAAGACGGGGATCAACCACCCGCTGGGCAAGAACATGATTGGCGCATTTCACCAGCCGCAGGCGGTGCTGGCCGACATCGATACGCTGCGCACCTTGCCTGCCCGTGAACTGGCCGCCGGTATGGCCGAGGTCATCAAGCACGGCGCGATTGCCGATGCCGATTACTTCGCCTGGATCGAGCAGAACATCACCGGCCTCAACAATTGCGATACCGACCTGATGGCCGAGGCCGTGCGCGGCTCGGTGCGTATCAAGGCATCGGTGGTAGCGCAGGATGAGCGTGAGACCGGCCTGCGTGCCACGCTCAATTTCGGCCACACCTTCGGGCACGCCATCGAGGCCGGCTTGGGCTACGGAGAGTGGCTGCATGGCGAGGCTGTCGGCTGCGGCATGGTGATGGCGGCCGACCTGTCGCATCGCCTGGGCTTCATCGATATCGACACGCGCAACCGCATCACAGCGCTCACGCGGGCGGCCAACCTGCCGACCGTGGCGCCGGACCTGGGTGTCGATCGTTTCATCGAACTGATGCGCGTCGACAAGAAAGCCGAAGCCGGCGAGATCAAGTTCGTGCTGCTGCGCAAGCTGGGCCAGGCGTTCGTGACCACCGTGCCCGACAGCGACTTGCGCGCCACCCTGCAGCATGCCGTGCTGCGCCCACCCACCGAGGCGCCCGTCGCCTGA
- a CDS encoding shikimate kinase, with protein MSVSNVFFVGLMGAGKTTVGRAVARRLDLPFFDSDHEIEARCGVRIPVIFEHEGEKGFRDRETHIIDELTARNGAVVATGGGAVLRPENRAFLRERGTVIYLRANPHDLYLRTRHDKNRPLLQTENPRARLEELHAIRDPLYREVAHFVIETGKPTVAQLVNMVLMQLEVAGIVAPPADSSTPSQVSPQS; from the coding sequence TTGTCTGTTTCCAACGTTTTTTTCGTCGGCCTGATGGGCGCCGGTAAGACGACGGTCGGCCGCGCGGTGGCTCGCCGGCTCGATCTGCCGTTTTTCGACTCCGACCACGAGATCGAAGCGCGTTGCGGCGTTCGCATACCGGTCATCTTCGAGCACGAGGGCGAAAAGGGTTTCCGTGATCGGGAAACTCACATCATTGACGAGCTTACCGCGCGCAACGGCGCGGTCGTAGCGACCGGCGGTGGCGCCGTGCTGCGGCCCGAGAATCGCGCCTTCCTGCGCGAGCGCGGCACGGTTATCTATCTGCGTGCCAATCCGCATGACCTGTACCTGCGCACGCGCCACGACAAGAACAGGCCGCTGCTGCAAACCGAAAACCCGCGCGCCCGGCTCGAAGAGCTGCACGCGATTCGCGATCCGCTGTACCGCGAGGTGGCACACTTTGTCATCGAGACCGGTAAGCCCACCGTCGCCCAGCTTGTTAATATGGTGCTGATGCAACTTGAGGTGGCTGGCATCGTGGCGCCGCCTGCGGACTCCTCCACCCCCTCGCAAGTCTCCCCCCAGTCATGA